In a single window of the Elaeis guineensis isolate ETL-2024a chromosome 4, EG11, whole genome shotgun sequence genome:
- the LOC105043912 gene encoding E3 ubiquitin-protein ligase Os04g0590900, which yields MANADNQQTWVPYEPTKDCTQGLCSVYCPQWCYLFFPPPPPFELSDDSSGPTFSPLVIAIIGILAGAFLLVSYYAVISKYCGSFDSLRRRLHGHGGVHDRELEDGLGQSRRDEPGHVSPSDGLDEALINKIAVCKYRRGDGLVDGTDCSVCLSEFREDESLRLLPKCSHAFHVQCIDTWLKSHSSCPLCRANIVSVDPLSPPPPLPLPAPPELESMPAVAEGEHLEEMVVIIEDLDRGGEEETQLRNDGDVPAKEQSHPSQVLCNQERMEESDSIIEIRDDAVFQPIRRSFSMDSLHRGRVSIAEVLQMSMEDEFLAAKDHGSLVGIGSSTRCGGEQSKAGSRTRGLHCVMSPVPMKRSSSSGRFCFTRHGRGKDCVLPV from the coding sequence ATGGCCAACGCTGACAACCAGCAAACCTGGGTTCCCTATGAGCCAACCAAAGACTGCACTCAGGGCTTATGCAGTGTCTACTGCCCACAGTGGTGCTACCTATTTTTCCCACCACCTCCCCCCTTCGAGCTCTCCGACGACAGCTCTGGCCCGACCTTCTCCCCCCTCGTGATCGCCATCATCGGCATCCTCGCTGGCGCCTTCCTCCTCGTCAGCTACTACGCCGTCATCTCCAAGTATTGCGGCAGCTTCGACTCCCTCCGCCGGCGGCTCCATGGCCACGGGGGTGTGCATGACCGCGAGCTCGAGGACGGCCTTGGCCAATCCCGCCGCGACGAGCCAGGGCACGTCTCCCCATCGGACGGGCTCGACGAGGCCTTGATCAATAAGATTGCGGTATGCAAGTACCGGAGAGGCGATGGACTGGTCGACGGCACCGACTGCTCGGTGTGCCTCAGCGAGTTCAGGGAGGACGAGAGCCTTCGATTGCTCCCCAAGTGTAGCCATGCTTTCCATGTCCAATGCATCGATACTTGGCTCAAGTCGCACTCTAGTTGCCCTCTCTGCCGTGCCAATATTGTCTCGGTGGACCCATTGTCGCCGCCACCGCCGCTACCGTTGCCAGCTCCTCCTGAGCTGGAAAGCATGCCTGCCGTGGCCGAAGGTGAACACCTCGAGGAGATGGTTGTGATTATAGAAGATCTGGACAGGGGTGGAGAAGAAGAGACCCAATTGAGGAATGATGGTGATGTGCCTGCCAAGGAACAGTCACACCCCTCTCAAGTTCTTTGTAATCAGGAAAGGATGGAGGAGAGTGATAGTATAATTGAGATTAGAGATGATGCTGTCTTCCAACCAATTAGGCGATCGTTCTCGATGGACTCCTTGCATCGAGGGCGGGTTTCGATTGCTGAAGTCTTGCAAATGAGCATGGAGGATGAATTCTTAGCTGCCAAGGATCATGGGTCTTTGGTTGGCATTGGTTCATCGACACGATGTGGAGGAGAGCAGAGTAAGGCTGGTAGCAGGACCAGGGGCTTGCATTGTGTTATGAGCCCCGTCCCAATGAAGAGATCCTCCTCTAGTGGGAGGTTCTGCTTCACCAGGCATGGAAGGGGAAAGGATTGTGTCCTTCCTGTATAA